In Nitrososphaerota archaeon, a single genomic region encodes these proteins:
- a CDS encoding type IV pilin — translation MKIVNSRKNRKAISPVLATVILIAITLIAAIAIAGFVFGLFGSFTSSAQVSAQVVGCTTTTLSSCTINLLNSGTSNANTVGSSIRFAGVTYTGNACGGVTATAGATTPATCVMTNVPVPASGSAFTGSISLSNGASVPFTGTFP, via the coding sequence ATGAAAATCGTCAACAGCAGAAAAAATAGGAAAGCCATCTCACCAGTCCTAGCAACAGTCATCCTCATCGCCATCACCCTCATCGCAGCTATAGCCATCGCTGGATTCGTCTTCGGCCTCTTCGGGTCGTTCACGAGCTCGGCACAGGTCAGTGCACAGGTCGTAGGATGCACAACGACAACACTATCATCGTGCACCATCAACCTGCTCAACAGCGGCACCTCAAACGCAAACACAGTAGGGTCTAGCATCAGGTTCGCCGGCGTGACCTACACAGGAAACGCCTGCGGAGGAGTCACAGCCACAGCAGGAGCAACTACCCCAGCTACGTGCGTAATGACCAATGTTCCAGTCCCAGCTTCAGGTTCCGCATTCACTGGGTCAATCTCGCTGTCCAATGGGGCCTCTGTCCCATTCACGGGAACCTTCCCATAA
- a CDS encoding winged helix-turn-helix domain-containing protein, translated as MINGQRRRDSSEIMFAILRSVQTGRRKTKVMYEANLNLKQLNTYLDMLASNQMVVFQPAGRIFQATERGKAFVKAYEHYKETTELLREQQSALGVFFTKQTSEPVSPRTW; from the coding sequence ATGATAAACGGGCAAAGGCGTCGGGACAGTTCAGAAATAATGTTCGCTATCCTTAGGTCAGTGCAGACAGGTCGGCGAAAGACGAAGGTGATGTACGAGGCCAATCTCAACCTAAAACAATTGAACACATACCTCGACATGCTCGCATCAAACCAAATGGTTGTCTTCCAGCCAGCGGGAAGGATCTTCCAGGCGACCGAAAGAGGGAAGGCCTTCGTGAAGGCGTACGAGCACTATAAAGAAACGACCGAGTTGCTCAGGGAGCAGCAATCTGCCCTAGGCGTTTTCTTCACCAAACAAACGAGTGAGCCTGTTTCTCCTCGGACTTGGTAG
- a CDS encoding class I SAM-dependent methyltransferase, producing MKSLGKVGYGIDEPRSIIELVIAGGLAVVIGFVISAYTERVNPGTARIGLLAGPAVGFLILAVAAALYWSSRQGKVNEMTRIVAKIPWGGEEVVLELGCGRGLGMVLASKRLTSGYAVGVDLWQKGHLSGNAPKSIWANASREGVQDKVFAIKADPRFLPFADSSVDVVLSAVSIHRLTKRKERGLAFSEVGRILKNGGRVGILEAGNGGIYSDFLKKQGMSDVSVHRLRFSSFPPFHVVMARKPFPG from the coding sequence GTGAAAAGCCTCGGAAAGGTAGGATATGGAATCGACGAACCGAGGTCAATCATTGAGTTAGTCATCGCCGGTGGTCTTGCAGTGGTGATTGGCTTCGTCATCTCAGCCTACACAGAGAGAGTGAACCCGGGGACGGCGCGGATTGGTCTCCTTGCCGGCCCTGCGGTGGGGTTCCTGATCCTCGCGGTGGCGGCTGCGCTCTACTGGAGCAGCAGACAGGGGAAGGTGAATGAGATGACTAGGATAGTCGCGAAGATTCCCTGGGGGGGTGAAGAGGTCGTGCTGGAACTTGGATGTGGAAGGGGGCTGGGAATGGTCCTCGCAAGCAAGAGGCTTACAAGCGGGTATGCGGTCGGAGTGGACCTCTGGCAAAAAGGCCATCTGTCTGGGAATGCTCCCAAATCAATATGGGCCAACGCCAGCCGAGAGGGGGTGCAGGACAAGGTCTTCGCCATCAAGGCAGACCCGAGGTTCCTCCCCTTCGCAGATTCCTCTGTTGATGTCGTTCTCTCTGCCGTCTCGATTCACAGGCTGACGAAGCGAAAGGAGAGAGGCTTGGCCTTTTCTGAGGTGGGGAGGATACTCAAGAACGGAGGCCGAGTAGGGATCCTCGAGGCGGGGAACGGCGGGATCTATTCCGACTTCCTGAAGAAGCAAGGCATGTCGGACGTGTCCGTCCATCGACTCCGTTTCTCTAGCTTTCCCCCCTTCCACGTGGTCATGGCAAGGAAACCATTTCCAGGATAG
- a CDS encoding type IV pilin, which translates to MKITKYGKQRKAISPVLATVILIAITLIAAIAIAGFVFGLFGSFTSSAQVSAQVVGCTAVANTVCTINLLNSGTSNANTVGSSIKYGGVTYTGNACGGVTATAGATTPATCTMTAAVVPTHGSAFTGSISLSNGASVPFTGTFP; encoded by the coding sequence ATGAAGATAACGAAGTACGGCAAACAGCGGAAAGCCATCTCACCAGTCCTAGCGACCGTGATCCTGATAGCGATCACACTCATCGCAGCCATAGCCATCGCTGGATTCGTCTTCGGCCTCTTCGGGTCGTTCACGAGCTCGGCACAGGTCAGTGCACAGGTCGTAGGATGCACCGCCGTAGCGAATACGGTCTGCACCATCAACCTGCTCAACAGCGGCACCTCAAACGCAAACACAGTAGGGTCTAGCATCAAATACGGCGGCGTGACCTACACAGGAAACGCCTGCGGAGGAGTCACAGCCACAGCAGGAGCAACTACCCCAGCTACATGTACAATGACGGCGGCGGTAGTTCCGACACACGGCTCAGCGTTCACAGGCTCGATTTCGCTGTCCAATGGGGCCTCTGTCCCATTCACGGGAACCTTCCCATAA
- a CDS encoding type II/IV secretion system ATPase subunit — protein sequence MSQPVKKDGKGLGEELKHPPTGKRLSSDFKVLERYPLAAPFSYAVIAEAPGSTSKIYSVDEIGLSPPEVGAYYYMLGAIENELTISRKRVDPKAYFRLEAKKIAKKYSITIPRLAWSKIFYYAERDIAGFGVLDGIMHDQNIEDISVDGTHNPVLVYHRKYERIPTNIVFENEVVLNDLIAKFAHVAGKHISVAFPIMQGTLPGGHRVMATYRKEVSPHGGTMSIRKFREDPITIIDMLSLGVLDSYAAAYVWLLMENHATAIVVGATGAGKTTTLNALLTFTPTNSKIVTIEEVQEINLAQKGWTALVSREAYGVTEEGPKGVVLFDLVKAAMRMRPDVLVVGEVRGDEAYVLFQAISTGHGGLCTLHADDGPSAIQRLISKPMDVPEAFIPFLNLAITVRRLTLHVKGGGTRVVRRIISIDEVNGVGDYNSIFTWDPGSDTLIPDSLKKSKRLARIAKDLGITFPQVEEELMRRSTVLKWMQRKGLRNFKEITPLFQAYIEDSKKVYEKAKEELEASTAPIPHVEAEN from the coding sequence ATGAGTCAGCCTGTCAAGAAAGATGGCAAGGGGCTAGGCGAAGAGCTGAAGCATCCCCCCACGGGCAAGAGATTGTCGTCAGATTTCAAGGTGCTTGAAAGATATCCCCTCGCAGCGCCCTTCTCCTACGCCGTCATCGCGGAGGCTCCGGGTTCCACTTCGAAGATTTATTCCGTTGACGAAATAGGGCTCTCACCTCCTGAAGTCGGCGCGTATTATTACATGCTGGGCGCCATCGAGAACGAACTCACCATTTCCAGGAAGCGAGTGGATCCGAAGGCCTACTTCCGGCTTGAGGCAAAGAAAATCGCAAAGAAATACTCGATCACTATCCCCCGGTTGGCATGGTCGAAGATCTTCTACTATGCGGAGAGGGACATCGCTGGCTTTGGCGTGCTCGATGGCATTATGCACGACCAGAATATAGAAGACATATCGGTCGACGGCACCCACAACCCCGTCCTTGTCTATCATAGGAAGTACGAGAGGATACCGACGAACATAGTCTTTGAGAACGAAGTGGTCCTCAACGACCTGATTGCGAAGTTCGCACACGTGGCGGGGAAGCACATCTCAGTAGCGTTTCCGATCATGCAGGGAACCCTCCCCGGCGGCCACAGGGTGATGGCGACCTACAGAAAGGAGGTCTCCCCGCACGGCGGGACCATGAGCATCAGGAAGTTCAGGGAGGACCCCATCACAATCATCGACATGTTGAGCCTTGGCGTCTTGGACTCTTACGCGGCTGCTTACGTGTGGCTCCTTATGGAGAACCATGCAACCGCCATCGTCGTGGGCGCAACAGGGGCCGGCAAGACGACGACGCTCAACGCACTCCTCACCTTCACCCCAACAAACAGCAAGATAGTCACCATCGAAGAGGTCCAGGAAATCAACCTGGCTCAGAAGGGCTGGACTGCTCTCGTGTCAAGAGAAGCCTACGGGGTCACTGAGGAAGGGCCCAAGGGGGTCGTCCTCTTCGACCTGGTGAAAGCAGCCATGAGAATGAGGCCCGATGTCCTGGTCGTCGGAGAGGTCCGCGGGGATGAGGCATACGTCCTCTTCCAGGCCATCAGCACAGGCCACGGGGGTCTCTGCACCCTTCATGCGGACGATGGCCCCTCGGCTATTCAGAGACTGATTTCGAAGCCCATGGACGTCCCTGAAGCTTTCATCCCCTTCCTGAATCTGGCGATCACCGTCAGAAGACTCACCTTACATGTCAAGGGCGGGGGGACCCGTGTGGTCAGGAGGATAATCTCCATCGATGAGGTCAATGGGGTGGGGGACTACAATTCCATCTTCACCTGGGACCCGGGAAGTGACACGCTAATCCCGGACTCCCTGAAAAAGAGCAAGAGGCTTGCAAGGATTGCCAAGGATCTTGGAATCACATTCCCTCAGGTTGAAGAGGAACTCATGCGGAGAAGCACGGTGCTGAAGTGGATGCAGAGGAAGGGCCTGCGGAACTTCAAGGAGATTACCCCGCTCTTTCAAGCCTACATTGAAGACTCCAAGAAAGTCTACGAGAAGGCGAAGGAGGAACTGGAGGCGTCGACTGCGCCCATCCCCCATGTGGAGGCGGAAAACTGA
- a CDS encoding type II secretion system F family protein — MSFKLILPRGKSKEKIKLTFFDRLTQASFRIFAWPATRLSRSVPLLRDNILKSNLRITPEGLISVALFSTALTAIIAGVLIYVGFAFFHIPYFLALIAAVPLVFTLVINGPKISASSRGASIDTELPFVIGYMSVLAGGGVSPLSTLRRISEMKLFPAARREAKRVLLEVEVFGHDPITAIEIVARYNPNKRFSEFLFGYTAILKSGGNFIAYVQSKLRDTMEAKANQVKRSADTTGTMAEAYLTVTVILGMVLYTLYMIQTLISNNLNGLTNLYIFAFVLVPVISAGFIWLIDAVQPKWPYVDYRPYKWFLVTAPIAALFFFLPLPLHLYQKTSGTLIIGVSIPAFLAIRYGRERRGLERMLPEFIRDVAEGRKTGLSPEVAIERLGTRQYGILSKHVRKMGAQLSWGVALSKVISTFTGAVGSWITRAVGTLLIEVVDVGGGTIRSFSEMAEFTRSINDMESDRRSALRPFVFITYIAGVMVIITTFIMVYLLSAPSATGFATSTVPTVSPTVIDTLLTTAVFDAFVIGIVAGKMGESGISDGFKHAIALVVVSLLAIFVARGFIAIPV, encoded by the coding sequence GTGAGCTTCAAGTTAATCCTGCCCAGGGGCAAGTCGAAAGAGAAGATCAAGCTCACCTTCTTCGACAGGTTAACACAAGCCTCGTTTCGGATCTTCGCCTGGCCCGCCACTAGGCTAAGCCGCTCGGTACCCCTACTCAGGGATAACATCCTGAAGTCGAACCTCAGAATAACACCAGAGGGCTTGATCTCCGTGGCCCTCTTCTCAACCGCCCTTACCGCAATAATCGCCGGGGTCCTGATCTACGTTGGTTTTGCCTTCTTCCACATTCCCTACTTCCTGGCGCTCATCGCCGCTGTCCCCCTGGTGTTCACTCTGGTCATAAATGGCCCCAAAATCAGTGCGTCATCTCGTGGAGCAAGCATAGATACCGAGCTCCCCTTCGTGATCGGATACATGTCGGTGCTGGCAGGGGGAGGCGTTTCCCCTCTCTCGACACTCAGGAGGATCTCGGAAATGAAGCTATTCCCAGCCGCTCGAAGGGAGGCGAAGAGGGTCCTACTTGAGGTTGAAGTCTTCGGACACGACCCTATCACCGCGATTGAGATCGTAGCACGCTATAACCCAAACAAGCGCTTCTCAGAATTCCTGTTCGGGTACACGGCAATCCTCAAGAGCGGAGGAAACTTCATCGCCTATGTCCAGTCTAAGCTCAGGGATACTATGGAGGCCAAGGCAAACCAGGTGAAGAGGTCTGCCGACACGACGGGAACCATGGCAGAAGCGTACCTCACGGTCACAGTCATCCTAGGAATGGTGCTCTATACCCTGTACATGATTCAGACACTCATCAGCAACAACCTCAATGGGCTCACTAATCTTTACATCTTTGCCTTTGTCCTCGTTCCTGTAATCTCTGCTGGATTCATCTGGCTCATAGACGCCGTCCAGCCAAAGTGGCCCTACGTGGACTACAGGCCCTACAAATGGTTCCTAGTCACCGCGCCTATTGCAGCGCTGTTCTTCTTCCTGCCTCTCCCACTCCATTTGTACCAGAAGACCTCCGGAACCCTGATCATAGGTGTGTCAATCCCGGCCTTCCTGGCGATCAGATACGGCAGAGAGAGGAGAGGACTCGAGCGCATGCTCCCCGAGTTCATCCGAGACGTAGCCGAAGGCAGGAAGACTGGACTCTCTCCCGAAGTCGCGATTGAGAGGCTCGGAACGAGGCAATACGGGATCCTCTCAAAGCACGTAAGAAAGATGGGAGCCCAGCTATCGTGGGGTGTTGCCCTCTCGAAGGTCATATCGACTTTTACCGGCGCTGTTGGGAGCTGGATCACGAGAGCTGTCGGAACATTGCTTATCGAGGTTGTCGACGTCGGTGGTGGGACGATCAGGAGCTTCTCAGAGATGGCCGAGTTCACAAGGAGCATCAACGATATGGAATCGGACAGGCGGTCGGCCCTCAGGCCCTTCGTCTTTATCACCTACATCGCGGGAGTGATGGTCATCATTACAACGTTCATCATGGTGTACCTGCTGTCAGCTCCTTCGGCGACCGGTTTCGCGACCTCAACCGTTCCAACGGTTTCACCCACCGTCATCGACACTCTTCTGACGACCGCGGTCTTCGACGCATTTGTCATTGGGATAGTCGCAGGCAAGATGGGAGAGAGCGGAATCTCGGACGGATTCAAGCACGCCATCGCCCTGGTCGTCGTAAGCCTGCTAGCGATATTCGTCGCAAGGGGCTTCATTGCCATCCCCGTCTAA
- a CDS encoding DUF5658 family protein, with amino-acid sequence MARWRERYHDARIRETKFLMSFNMIRLDKRLIVLLGVFVSLNFFDALSTLIAIHSGPTFVELNPIASQLFRLSFDGFVVALGLKYAPIAPLIYATYLKDKGTRPVVFRIVKVSAFVALAAADIFYVAVVGSNIVTLAHFYLAIG; translated from the coding sequence ATGGCAAGGTGGCGTGAGAGGTATCACGACGCGCGCATTCGGGAGACAAAGTTCCTGATGTCATTCAACATGATACGCCTCGACAAGAGGCTCATAGTCCTACTGGGAGTCTTCGTCTCACTGAACTTCTTCGACGCTCTCAGCACGTTGATAGCAATCCATTCGGGTCCGACATTCGTCGAGCTGAACCCAATCGCCTCGCAGCTCTTCCGGCTCAGTTTCGACGGGTTCGTCGTCGCTCTCGGTCTGAAGTACGCACCCATTGCCCCCCTAATCTACGCGACCTACCTGAAGGACAAAGGGACGAGGCCTGTCGTCTTCAGAATCGTTAAGGTTAGCGCCTTCGTGGCCTTGGCGGCTGCCGACATCTTCTATGTTGCCGTGGTAGGGTCGAATATCGTCACCCTCGCCCACTTCTACCTGGCCATAGGATAG
- a CDS encoding type IV pilin N-terminal domain-containing protein, with protein sequence MRLTRHHGRRAISPVLATVILIAITLVAATAIAGFVFGLMGTFTSTAQVSAGVVACSGTPEVCTLTLRNSGSADVAITGTCTMAFLGGNYLSAAGIVTGNLHGGNSATVTCTTPGFLHAVPDTQIVGSVALGNGAEVLFAGSAQ encoded by the coding sequence ATGCGCCTTACACGGCATCATGGTAGGAGGGCGATTTCCCCTGTCTTGGCAACTGTGATACTCATCGCAATAACCCTGGTAGCAGCAACCGCTATCGCCGGATTCGTCTTCGGCCTCATGGGAACGTTCACGAGCACTGCTCAGGTTTCAGCGGGCGTGGTTGCATGTTCCGGAACGCCTGAGGTTTGCACCTTGACTCTGCGGAATTCGGGCAGCGCTGATGTCGCAATCACAGGGACCTGCACTATGGCATTCCTCGGCGGGAATTACCTAAGCGCTGCGGGCATAGTTACGGGTAATCTTCATGGGGGTAATAGCGCTACAGTTACCTGCACGACCCCTGGATTCCTCCACGCTGTTCCTGACACCCAGATCGTTGGCTCGGTCGCCCTAGGAAACGGTGCCGAAGTCCTCTTCGCTGGCTCAGCCCAATAG
- a CDS encoding type II secretion system F family protein: MFDRFSLVSYRIFKAPAERISKRIPLLREDLLRSNLRVTPVGLIAVALFSTVVSGVVALGIIAWAATTPYFYLYFVAVAPLVAFLVVINGPKFSHSSRGAALENELPFVVGYMSVLAGGGITLIDTLRQISEIDLFTAASKEAKRILIDIDVFGRDPISALERAAKYSPNRNWEELLTGYTTVLRTGGDHVNFLSLRLKETFEIMAAKLKRTVEMVGLISESFLIVTVVLGMVLFTLYLTETLVNGNAGGLSSVYLFSYLVVPILSAAFIWLIDAYSQKWPSTDMRAYKIFLAFIPLGLIIFLIPLPLRFYQHMAISLLAISAVPALYATKYSRERRTVERMIPEFIEDVAEQRKIGLSPEDSIERLEGSTRYGSFSKHVNKMAGQLSWGVPLRKVVASFSNEVHSWVGRVVGTLMLEVVEIGGGTLKGFEDMAAFTKRVSVTESDTRSSLRPYVMIIYIGGLMLTLTTFMMVNMLSQQSILAPKGIHTSLGFASPATIDGLVGASVFQTWVLGLVAGKMGEGSLAEGFKHSVILVLLTLLAVVVVGRFIPLNI; this comes from the coding sequence TTGTTTGACAGGTTTTCATTGGTCTCCTACAGGATATTCAAGGCACCCGCGGAACGTATTTCGAAGAGAATCCCGCTTCTTAGGGAGGACCTTCTTCGGTCGAACCTCCGAGTGACACCCGTCGGTCTCATCGCGGTTGCGCTTTTTTCAACCGTGGTATCTGGGGTCGTTGCGTTAGGAATAATCGCGTGGGCGGCAACCACCCCGTATTTCTACCTCTATTTCGTGGCCGTTGCTCCGTTAGTCGCATTCCTTGTAGTAATCAACGGACCGAAGTTTAGCCACTCGTCTAGGGGGGCGGCGCTGGAGAACGAACTCCCCTTCGTTGTTGGATACATGTCGGTATTGGCGGGCGGCGGGATAACTTTGATTGATACGCTCAGGCAGATTTCCGAAATCGACTTATTCACCGCTGCGTCCAAGGAGGCAAAGAGAATCCTGATTGACATCGACGTGTTCGGGCGCGACCCGATCTCGGCGCTCGAGAGGGCAGCGAAGTACAGCCCGAACAGAAACTGGGAGGAGCTGCTTACGGGCTACACGACCGTGCTGAGGACCGGGGGCGACCACGTCAACTTCCTAAGCCTCCGTCTAAAGGAGACCTTTGAAATCATGGCAGCGAAGCTCAAGAGGACCGTCGAAATGGTGGGGCTAATTTCAGAGTCCTTCCTCATCGTGACGGTCGTGCTGGGCATGGTGCTATTCACTCTGTACCTAACCGAAACTCTAGTCAACGGGAACGCCGGGGGGTTATCAAGCGTATACCTCTTCTCCTACCTAGTTGTCCCTATCCTTTCCGCAGCATTCATCTGGTTGATCGATGCGTACAGCCAGAAGTGGCCCTCCACAGACATGAGAGCGTACAAGATATTCCTCGCCTTCATCCCGTTAGGTCTAATCATTTTCCTTATTCCGCTACCGTTGAGGTTCTATCAGCACATGGCGATTTCGCTGCTAGCCATAAGTGCGGTTCCAGCGCTCTATGCTACCAAGTACTCGAGGGAGAGGAGGACCGTAGAGAGAATGATTCCAGAGTTCATTGAAGACGTGGCGGAACAGAGGAAGATCGGCCTTTCACCAGAGGATAGCATAGAGCGACTCGAGGGAAGCACCAGGTATGGATCCTTTTCAAAGCACGTAAACAAGATGGCGGGGCAGCTCTCATGGGGGGTTCCCCTGAGAAAGGTGGTCGCCTCGTTCTCCAATGAGGTGCACAGCTGGGTAGGAAGGGTTGTGGGCACTTTGATGCTCGAGGTCGTCGAGATTGGTGGCGGGACTTTGAAGGGCTTCGAAGACATGGCTGCTTTCACGAAACGTGTGAGCGTCACTGAATCCGATACCCGGTCTTCACTGAGGCCTTACGTGATGATAATCTACATAGGGGGGCTGATGCTGACCCTGACCACCTTCATGATGGTCAACATGCTTTCACAGCAGTCCATATTGGCGCCTAAGGGAATCCACACATCCCTGGGTTTTGCAAGCCCTGCGACCATCGACGGTCTGGTGGGCGCGAGCGTTTTCCAGACCTGGGTACTCGGATTGGTCGCGGGTAAGATGGGGGAAGGCTCATTGGCTGAAGGCTTCAAGCACAGCGTCATCCTGGTGCTCCTCACGCTTCTAGCCGTTGTCGTTGTGGGCCGCTTCATCCCACTGAACATCTAA
- a CDS encoding type II/IV secretion system ATPase subunit, with product MAKRFRFLKNVKVRFPFSGTTIPPSWKVLERYPVNSPFAYAVVAQSPLLARRYFIDEVPLTKTEAAIYSYLIDALEAELTVPREQINPRQYFADQARKILLKYNIRVPAASWSKIIYFAERDLVGFGVMDPLMRDPNIEDISIDALGKPIFIYHKSHESLETNITISDDEVLDNQITRLSHMAGKHVSTAFPVVQGTLPGRHRLIATFRREVSPQGSSATIRKFREDPLTIVDMLNLNLLDHRMAAYTWYLMQNRATACVVGSTGAGKTTLLNALLTLTRLNTKLVTIEEVQEINVPHLNWTSLVSRESYAATEEKAGEVGLFELVKAAMRMRPDILCVGEVRGEEAYVLFQAISTGHGGLSTVHADDAASALQRLVSAPMNVPRAFIPFLDLVFVVRRISVPAPGGGFKAVRRIVSVDEVVSDQEVMKAFRWDARTDTFKPSFDKSTKLERISRDNGIPMGDILKEIERRALILRWIQQKGIRNFKELSPILELYVARPEEVFNTAANELEAKGVAVAEIMGEYGHGGQRP from the coding sequence ATGGCAAAGAGATTCAGATTCCTCAAGAACGTCAAAGTAAGGTTCCCGTTCTCCGGTACAACGATTCCCCCCTCCTGGAAAGTCCTAGAGAGATACCCTGTCAACAGCCCCTTCGCCTACGCAGTCGTGGCTCAGAGTCCCCTCCTGGCGAGGCGGTACTTCATTGACGAGGTCCCCCTCACGAAGACCGAGGCCGCGATATACTCCTACCTGATCGACGCCCTCGAGGCGGAGCTTACAGTTCCAAGGGAACAGATCAACCCAAGACAGTACTTCGCCGACCAGGCAAGGAAGATCCTGCTGAAGTACAACATCCGCGTCCCCGCCGCATCTTGGTCAAAGATCATCTACTTCGCAGAAAGAGATCTAGTCGGGTTCGGCGTGATGGACCCCTTGATGCGGGACCCGAACATTGAGGACATATCGATAGACGCTCTCGGAAAACCGATCTTCATCTACCACAAGAGCCACGAGAGCCTCGAGACAAACATCACGATAAGCGACGATGAGGTGCTGGACAACCAGATCACTCGCCTCTCCCACATGGCAGGGAAGCACGTCTCCACCGCGTTCCCTGTCGTCCAGGGAACTCTCCCAGGTAGGCACAGGCTCATCGCTACGTTCAGGCGTGAAGTTTCCCCCCAGGGCAGCTCCGCCACCATCAGGAAATTCAGGGAGGACCCGTTGACCATCGTTGACATGCTCAACCTGAACCTGCTCGACCACAGAATGGCAGCCTACACCTGGTATTTGATGCAGAACAGGGCGACGGCTTGTGTGGTTGGTTCGACTGGGGCCGGCAAGACGACGCTGTTGAACGCACTCCTAACCCTGACTAGGCTAAACACGAAGCTCGTGACAATCGAGGAGGTCCAGGAAATTAACGTCCCCCACCTCAATTGGACCTCCCTCGTGTCTAGAGAAAGCTACGCGGCGACGGAAGAGAAGGCAGGCGAAGTAGGTCTGTTCGAGCTCGTAAAGGCCGCCATGAGGATGAGGCCTGATATCCTCTGTGTCGGCGAAGTGAGAGGAGAGGAGGCATATGTGCTATTCCAGGCAATCTCCACGGGCCACGGAGGCCTTTCGACTGTCCACGCAGACGACGCAGCGTCGGCCCTGCAGAGGCTTGTATCCGCTCCTATGAACGTCCCGAGGGCCTTCATACCATTCCTCGACCTCGTTTTCGTAGTCAGAAGGATCTCAGTCCCGGCCCCAGGGGGAGGCTTCAAGGCCGTGAGAAGGATCGTCTCGGTGGACGAGGTGGTCAGCGACCAGGAGGTAATGAAGGCGTTCCGATGGGACGCACGCACCGACACTTTCAAGCCTAGTTTCGACAAAAGCACCAAGCTCGAGCGCATCTCACGAGACAACGGCATCCCAATGGGTGACATACTGAAGGAGATCGAAAGGCGCGCCCTCATCCTCCGGTGGATTCAGCAGAAGGGAATCAGGAACTTCAAGGAACTCTCGCCGATACTCGAGCTTTACGTGGCAAGGCCTGAGGAAGTGTTCAACACCGCCGCCAACGAGCTCGAAGCGAAAGGGGTCGCGGTCGCTGAGATCATGGGCGAATACGGCCACGGCGGTCAGCGCCCGTGA